From the genome of Haloplanus vescus:
ACTGAACAGCCAGATGCGGGACCAACTGGCGAATCTCAACTTGGAGCAGTGGACCGAGGCTGAGAGTATCGACCACCTGCAAGAACTCATCGAAGAAGGGGGGAGTCAACTCGTTCTTACGACCATCCACAAGTTCGAGAATGTTGAGCCGGACAGCCAAGGCAACGATGAAGTCGTGGTAATGTCCGACGAGGCCCACCGCTTTATGGAAGCCGACCTCGGAAGCCGCCTCGATGCCGCCCTTCCCGACTGCACGCACTTCGGATTTACTGGCACACCTGTCCGTGAAGGTGAGCGCCACGAAGACCGCAACACGTTCCGTGAGTTCTCTCCCGAGGGCGAAGATTATCTTCACCGCTACTCGGTCAAGCAGGGGATTGACGACGGCCTGATTCTGCCCGTCTACTTTACGCTCCGACACGAGATGGAGTGGGATATTGACGAGGCTGGCCTTGACGAAGAGTTCGAGCAGGAGTTCCGAGGAATGACGACCGACGAGAAGCGTGAGGCTATCCGCGAGAACGTCACGGCGACAACCTTAGCGGAGATAGAACCCCGAGTTGAGAAGGCCGTCGAAGAGATTGACCGACACTACGACGAACAGGTGTCCCCAAACGGCTGGAAGGGCATGGTCGTGACGCCGAGTCGTCGGTCTGCGGCGATGTACGGAGAGCGACTTGTTGACCGGCGTGGCGAGGACGAAATTGAAGTTCTCTATACACCGACCAACGACGACCCCGACCTCATTGAGCAGTTCCATACCGATTCAGAGGAGCGCGACCAGATTATCAAGGAGTTCAAACAAGACGAAAATCCGAAACTCTTGGTCGTTCACAATATGCTTCTGACGGGGTTCGACGCCCCGATTCTGAAGACGATGTACCTCGACCGCAATCTCAAGAACCACAATCTAATGCAGGCTATCGCCCGCACGAATCGCCCTGCCGAGGGGAAAGAAAACGGCGAGATTGTGGACTTCCAAGGCGTCTTCGAGAATATTGACGAAGCCTTGGATTACGATGCCGAGACAAAGGCCTACGCCGCTCGCGACAAAGACGAACTCTACGACGACCTCGTAGACCAGTTGGAGACGGTGAAGAACATTTTCGACGGCATTCCACAGAACGATACCCAAGAGGCCGCATACGAGGCCGTCGAACGCGTTAGTACCCATCCCGAGCGCCGTCAGTTCAAACAGGGCTTCCGTCGTCTACAGAACCTCTACGAAGCCGTCGCTCCCGATGGGCGGCTCGTAAGCGAGGGCATTCAACGCGACTACAAATGGCTCAGCCGGATTCACGTCGCATTCAAGCGCACGACTGCTGGCGACGATAGCCCGGAAGAGGATATGCGGGAGAAGACACGGGAGATTATCAGCAAGAACGTAGAAATCACGGAAATCAAGGACGACTTCCCGACCTACAAACTCGGGGAAGAGTATCTTGAAGACGTCGAAGGGCTGGATAATCCCGGTGTCAAAGCCTCGCAGATTGCCCACGCAACTCGGGAACATCTTCATCCACGGGAGAATCAGAATCCCCGATACAAGCGCCTCAGTGAGCGTGTCACGGACATAGTGGAACGATGGCAAGGGAACGAGATGAGCGACCCCGAGGCCGTTGAAGCCCTGAAATCGGTCGAAGAACAGGTTCTCGCCGTTGAGGATGAAGCCGAGGAACAGGGTATGGATGACGCCGAGTTCGCTATCTACACCTATCTCACCGAGGAGACGCCCGAAGCAATCGACTCGGACGACCAAGCCGAGGCCATAGCCGAGGAAATTGTTTCAGAGTTCCGCGAGCGTGTCGACCGCAGTTACGAAGGTTGGGAAACGAACCAACAAACAATCTCTACGGTCCTCCGGATTCTCCTTGATGTTGTCGCCAAGGAACACGGCCTCGGACATTTGATTACAGAGAACGACGAGTTCGAGGACACGATTCGGACGTACCTAATTCAGAATCATGGCTAAGACCCAACGCCGCGAAGTCGACTTGTTGGGACACACTATAGACTACAGCGTTCGAGAGAGTTCTGACGCCACGAAACCTCGTATTGATGTGGACATTCGAGGCGTGACTGTCGTAATCCCCGAATCCGAGGCAATCCAAGCGACGAAGATTCTCAAGGAAAATGCGGCGTGGGTAGTGGACAAACACAAATCCTACGAGAGCCATCGAGAGAAAGTCCCTGACCGAACATTCGAGGCTGGCGAGCAGTTCCCGTTCCTTGGCGTAGACCGTGAACTCGTGATTGAACCTCGGCAGAGGAACGCGATGGACGAGGAGACAATTATGCTTCGCCAGAGTGCGGTCGAACAGTCGTCGGTCAAGCGAGCGTTAGAGAATTTCTACCGGCGGGAAGCGCGTGAGTATCTTACTGGTAGGGCAGATGATTATGCCGAGAAGATGGGGGTTGCATACGAGAAAATCGAACTCCGAAACCAGAGGACTCGGTGGGGTAGTTGCTCAACAAGCGGAACGATTAGTCTGAATTGGCGGATAATCATGGCACCTTCCGAGATTGTTGATTACTTAGTTGTCCACGAACTTGCTCACTTGACTGAACAGAATCATGGTGAGGAGTTTTGGCAACTCGTTAGTGAGTTTGTCCCCGAGTACCAGCAGAGAGCCGACTGGCTTGAGCAGAATAGCGCGAAGTTGATTTTCAGCGAAGACGACCTCTGAATCTATTCACCAGTAGGGACCTTCTGATGGATGGAAATCATTCACTCAGGCATCTTGGACTGATTCGGCCACATTAGTTAATATCCCATAGTAATAAGCGACATAGTATCTATTTGTTGGAATACCCAGATGTGTCTTTATTTTATCTTTTGATGTATCCTGTCAGAATACAGAAACGGCGAGAAGGTGTAGATTCCGCTATATTCTCAAGTCTGTTGCCGATTCTGTTTCTCTCGCCAAGAAGCCATAATTGTATAATCTAAAATTATCAGTGTCTGCTGAAACTAAAGAAATCAACAAAAATAGAGATTAATCAATTATTGCTCTCACATCTGCCACGACCTCCGGCCTCACGCGGGCGCGGCGCGACAGCTGTAGGGACACCTATTGGTAGGGGATGGTGTCCTATCTGGTAAGGAATCCCCTAAGGAATCTCCTATAGTATCTGTTAATGGTATGCTGTATAGTCCATTAACGGCGGGAATGGGGTTGTACTGTGCTGTGCTGTAACGGTACGGTACTGTAGCAGTATGCTGTAACGGTACGGTACTGTANNNNNNNNNNNNNNNNNNNNNNNNNNNNNNNNNNNNNNNNTGCTGTAACGGTACGGTACTGTAGCAGTATGCTGTAACGGTACGGTACTGTAAGCCGCTGACCTTATCTCTCCCATTCCCGCCGTTATGGTTTTACATTAATGGGTCTCTTAGTAGTCGACTACGAGTTCCCATCTATACTGCTATAGCACCGTACAGCACCACTTCCCGCCGTTAATGGTCCTTTAGCGTTCTCTCAGTAGTCTACAATCAATTCGTATCTAATTTTATTCAAAGCCACAGTTAATTCTAAGGAACGTGAAGGGGTCTACAAGCGATAGTAAATCTGAACGATGTTGGCTGCGCTGACCCCCCACAAATGGAACCGGACCCCCTTGTTGGCTCTCAGAATGGCCAGAGATATGCCCCGGTGCTGGCCATCTCGAATTGACCTATGATTCTCACTATAGTCCTCCCGACTGTTCGCGTCGGTCGAGGTCTGGTGAGAGTCGGCTTACAGAGTGCGTGAGAGTGACTGAGACACGTATCTGAAGCATCCGATAGTTTGTAAGGGACATTCATCGTCTCAATCTCAAATTCACGCAGAGCAGGGTGGTCGTGCTTAGTAGAACTCTCGCGCACTAGTCAGAATTCACATATTAGTAAGAAAGTTGATAATTGAGAAGATGTAGTTGATGATTAGAGTGGATGTGGTTTGATTGGTCCGTGATACTAATTATCCCATTCCCGCCGTTAATGGACTATACAGCATACCAAAAGCAAAAGCGATTACCCCACAAATAATGAAGAAAAGTGACCGAATCCATTATTTATCCTCAGTCCCCATATTTCATTATCTCCAAATAAATTCAAGAGAAGTTTTCTTATTGGATATTTTGTGCCAACTCTATATCTCTCTCAGATATTCACTCCTTCGCTCTGCTTTTTCGTCGTAACTCCCGTGGTCGTAGTGCTTTTCGAGGACCTTCCCGCCCATATTGACTCGTTCTCCGGTCACGTCTTTGGGCTGGCCGGCGTTTCGAGCGGCTGTGACGTATCCCCGTCGAAGGGCGTGCGGGCTAACTGAACCGGGGCATTTGTTTGCTTGGTCGAATGCAAGGGCTTCACAGGAGTCTGTGTCTTCGCCGAATGGACACTTCCCGCCGTTATAGGTACACGGCCGGGTCGCAGTGTAGATATTCTTCTGGATGGTTGTCTCGGCTAGTCGGCCGTATCTTGACGCGAGAAGTGGTTCTCTCCCATTGTCGTCTTTCACGTTGGGCCGAGTGTCGTTGATGTAGTCTTCTATTACGTCGGAGGTCTCCCAATTGAGCAGGACGTCTCGTTGGCCTTTCTGTTTGCGTTTGAGGGGCGTTCCTGTTTCGGGCCGGTGTCTGATTTCCAGCGCCGGACGGCTTTTGTCGACGTCTTTGAGGTCGAGCGCCCGAAGGCCTCCGATTCTCATTCCGGTTTTCCAGAGGATGAGCGTGATGACGTGACGGTTGCTGGCGTATTCGTATTTCCCGAGGTGGGCCAGTATGTCATTGGCTTCCTGCTTGGTCAGAATGTCTTCGCAGATTTCCTCGTCTTCGGAGACCTTGGTGGGGACTACGAGTTCGTGTAGGCCGACTGGGACGGCTTGGATGGTTTCACAGAATTGGATGAAGTTGCTCACTGTTCGCATATCGTTTCGGCAGGTGATTGGTTTCACACTGTCCAGCCTCCACGATTCAAACCGAACGATTTCGTCGCTGTCCACGTTGTTCATATCTTTGATGCCGCGCTTGTCGAGGAATTCGAGGAACCGTTTGAGGGCGGTGTCGTAGTTGTAGATTGTCTTTTTGGAGACGTGTGATTTCTTTTTCTTGAGGTAACGCTTCTTGGCGTCTTGTGGGGGCGTGGGTTTGAGTTCCATAGTGGATTTCCACGCTCATACTGGCAGGAGATTATCTTCGGAGACGACCGACGGCGGGCGAGTCGTGCGTAATCGCCCGACGGCGTGGCCGAGGGTTCAAATCCCTCCTCCGGCTTCTTCTCCCGAAACGTCTCAAATGACCAGATAGCGGCGCTGCTTCTCTCGTTTTCGATAGAGGAATTCGACCCCGTTACGCCGATACCGAACGCCCGTCCAGCGACCCCCGCTACAGCGAAATCCGCTCACCGTCTTCGGGCACGAGTACGCCCTCCGTCTGCGCTTGCAGGTCCGCCCGCGAGAGCAGGCAGTGATTGATGGCTTCCATGTGGACGACGGCGACAGTCGCATCCGTGGCCGCACGGACGGCGCGGACGTCCTCGATGCCCATCGTAATCGGTTCGTCTTGGTCGAACTGCGCTGCCCCGCCGTTGAGGACGACCATCTCGGGGTCGAATCGGTCGAGCGTTTCCTTGACGGGGTCGTACCAGATTGTATCGCCGGCGACGTACAGCGTATCGTCGCCCTCGAAGACGAACCCGGAGACGGGGCCCATCCCCTCCGCTAACTCGCCGTGGCCGTGTCGGCCGGGCGTCCGGTGAATCGTGACGCCGTCGAAGGTGGTTTCGTCGTCGACGGGCCGCACGTCGGTGAACCCCTCGTCAGTCAAGGCGGCTTCGTCCGCTCGCTGACAGAAGAGGGGAACGTCGGCGTCGAGTTGCTCTCTGGCGGCCTCGTCCCAGTGGTCGGGGTGTCGGTGCGTGACGACGACGGCGTCGTGGTCGAAGTCGACGTCCGGGAGCGCCACGAGCGGATTCCGTTTCTGGTTCGCGGTGGTGAGAAAGTCAGGGACGCCCGGGCTATCCGTCACCGTCGGCATCTCGCCCTGTGGCGTGAACATCGGGTCAACGAGGAACGTCGTGTCGTCAACCGTCGCGAGGAGCGTCGCGTTTCGAACGAGTCGAACGCTGATATCGGAGTCGTCCGTCATGTACGACTACCTTGGCGAGGAGGCGGATTACGAGTTACGTTGGCCGATTCCGAGTGGGAACGCCTCACCGAGAGAGTTCCACGTCCTCGCCCCACGCCGTCCGTGTTCGGAGAGGAGTGAGCCCTCGCCGACGGACGCGGCAGAGACCCGTTCGTCGGCGATGGTCCGAAAGGCGGGGCGCGTCCTTCGGAGCGCAGGGCCCACCCTTAGTTCGTAAACATAATTAAAAATGATGTTGGATTCGTCAGTTTTCGCGAACGGGCTCACAGCGGTCGGTGACGGCGCCGACGGTCGACGCCGTCTCGCGTCGCATGCGGTGGCATGTCGCACGCTGCTCGGATGTGGGTCACACGAACCGGCGCTACACGCTGGCGTGGATAGCGATACGTGAAATCCGAGCGTGATAACATATATCACACAGAATAGTAAATCTTGGTGTCAATTTCACCGCGTGAAAGAGACGCTGGGTGTCAGCCAGTGAGGCGTGCGAATTCCTCGGCGACGACGTGGCGTTCGAGGAGGGCGACGCCGGCGACGACGACGCAGAAACCGACCGCCGTCGCCAGCGTGACCGATTCGCCGAGGAGGAGCCAGCCGGTGAGCGCAGCGACGATGGGGACGACGTACGCCACCAGATTCGTGCGGACGGGCCCGATGCGGCGGATGAGTGTGAAGTAGATGGGGTACGCGGCGGCCGTCGACGGGATGGCGACGGCGAGGATGGCGAGCAGAACCGTCGGCGTCAGCGCCGCCGTCGTGGCGTGTTCGCCCATGCCGACGCTCCAGACGTGGAGGAGAACGGCCCCGACTGCCATCGCCCACGCGGTCAGGGAGATGCTGGGAATCGTCGACTCGATGCGCCGGGTGAGCACGCTCCCGAGGGCGATGCCCGCCGCGGCGGCGAGGACGTACAACTGGCCAATCGTCGAACTCGACGTGAGCGTCTCGGGCGTGGGTTGGACGATGATGACGACGCCGAGGAGACCGAGGAGGATGCCCACCGCGCCCCGAAAGTCGAGTCGCGAATCGAGGACGAAGAGCGCGAAGACGGGCGAGAGAATGGGATTCAGGCCGTACATCACCGACGCCGCGGCGGGCGTAATCTGCTGCTGTCCAAGAAAGAGGAGGCCGTTGTTCGCGGCGATGATGGTCACGGCGCCCACGAGGAGCGCGACCACGTCGGCCCGGGTTCGAGGCAGCCACGAGTCGTATCGCCACGCGGCGTACGCGAGGAGGATGGGCGCCGCGATATCGAATCTGAGCGCGGCGAAAAACACCGGTGGCAACGCGTCGAGACCGGCCTTGATGGCGACGAAGGAACTGCCGAACAACACCCCCAAGAGGACAAACAGACCGAGATTTCGGTATCGAGTGGAGGACACAGCAGCCGTATCGCGTGGTCGCTGATGGGTGTGTCGATTGCGGATACTTAACCCGCCAGCGTTCCTCCCTGACCCCGTGACCGACGACCGCGACCGCTGGAACGAGAAGTACAACGACGACTCGTTTAGGCTGCCGGACGACCCGATTCCCGAACTGGCGCGTCGAATCGACACGCTCCCGTCGGGTCGCGCACTCGACGTGGCGACGGGGACCGGCCGCAACGCTCGCTTCCTCGCCGCCGAGGGGTACGACGTCGACGCCGTCGACGTCTCCGACGAAGCACTCGACCGAGCGCGGCGGGCCGCCGAGGAAGCCGGCGTCGACGTGAACTGGATTCGCGCCGACATCGACGACTTCGAGTTCGAACCGAACGCCTACGACGTGATTACGGTGAGTTTCTTCGCGATGCTGGAGCGCCTCCCCGACCTCACGACGGCGCTCGCGCCGGGTGGCGTCCTCGTCTACGAACACCACCTGCGGTCGAGCGACGACATCGACATCGGGCCGTCGAGCGACCGCTATCGCTACCCCACGAACCACCTTCTCCACGCCTGTCTCGACCTGACGATACTCCACTACGAGGAGCGGACGCGAGCGGACCACGAGGGACAGACCCAAGCGGTCGCGACGCTCGTCGCTCGAAATTCGACGGGCGGGAAGCAGTCGTATCCGCGATTGGACGAGTGAGGATTGCAGAGGCTACCCGGAAACGCCGTCCAGCATCGCCGTATCGAGTTTGACGCCGACGGTGAAGTAGTCGGGACGGATGAACTGATACGTCCGCACGGTGACGTTGGGATTGACGCTCATCTGGATGTACGCTTCCCGCTCGCTGAATCCGTGCTCCTCTATCAGTTCGGCCATCATCGCCTCGAAACAACCGTCGAGTGCTGCCGCGGGCGTGCCGGCATTTTTCGAGGAATCGACGTGGATAATCGAGTCCTCGGTTTCGATGCGGAAGACACCAGGCACGTCGTGATCGACGACTTCGACGCGGAGGGTGACCGTCGCCCGGGTTTCGACGGCGAAGCCAGTGTATTCGGAATCGCTCTGTGACGCGTGCACGTCGCCAAGGAATAGTTGGCCTCCCTCGGTGAACGATGTGAGACAGACGGTACTCCCTTGCTGGAGGTCGCGGACGTCCATGTTCCCACCCCACGGTCCCTGCGTCGTGAGTGGGTCTTGGACAGTCCGACCGGGTGCAGTGGCGATGGTTCCGATGTGGGGGTTGAGCTCCCACTCCCACTCGCGGCCG
Proteins encoded in this window:
- a CDS encoding MBL fold metallo-hydrolase gives rise to the protein MTDDSDISVRLVRNATLLATVDDTTFLVDPMFTPQGEMPTVTDSPGVPDFLTTANQKRNPLVALPDVDFDHDAVVVTHRHPDHWDEAAREQLDADVPLFCQRADEAALTDEGFTDVRPVDDETTFDGVTIHRTPGRHGHGELAEGMGPVSGFVFEGDDTLYVAGDTIWYDPVKETLDRFDPEMVVLNGGAAQFDQDEPITMGIEDVRAVRAATDATVAVVHMEAINHCLLSRADLQAQTEGVLVPEDGERISL
- a CDS encoding DMT family transporter — protein: MSSTRYRNLGLFVLLGVLFGSSFVAIKAGLDALPPVFFAALRFDIAAPILLAYAAWRYDSWLPRTRADVVALLVGAVTIIAANNGLLFLGQQQITPAAASVMYGLNPILSPVFALFVLDSRLDFRGAVGILLGLLGVVIIVQPTPETLTSSSTIGQLYVLAAAAGIALGSVLTRRIESTIPSISLTAWAMAVGAVLLHVWSVGMGEHATTAALTPTVLLAILAVAIPSTAAAYPIYFTLIRRIGPVRTNLVAYVVPIVAALTGWLLLGESVTLATAVGFCVVVAGVALLERHVVAEEFARLTG
- a CDS encoding acetamidase/formamidase family protein; the protein is MTELNREESGHYEFGSGMEPALRVEPGESFTVEVWDSFKDQLFDHGMGEFDASDVPTMNAPPPGFDANPVSGPVYVEGVDPGDTLAVHVEEIVPERGYTTTLEGHGNLAGKEGWDSCKTNYAHEVTLEPGPSGTTADGTARMELGGREWEWELNPHIGTIATAPGRTVQDPLTTQGPWGGNMDVRDLQQGSTVCLTSFTEGGQLFLGDVHASQSDSEYTGFAVETRATVTLRVEVVDHDVPGVFRIETEDSIIHVDSSKNAGTPAAALDGCFEAMMAELIEEHGFSEREAYIQMSVNPNVTVRTYQFIRPDYFTVGVKLDTAMLDGVSG
- a CDS encoding class I SAM-dependent methyltransferase — translated: MTDDRDRWNEKYNDDSFRLPDDPIPELARRIDTLPSGRALDVATGTGRNARFLAAEGYDVDAVDVSDEALDRARRAAEEAGVDVNWIRADIDDFEFEPNAYDVITVSFFAMLERLPDLTTALAPGGVLVYEHHLRSSDDIDIGPSSDRYRYPTNHLLHACLDLTILHYEERTRADHEGQTQAVATLVARNSTGGKQSYPRLDE
- a CDS encoding tyrosine-type recombinase/integrase, whose translation is MELKPTPPQDAKKRYLKKKKSHVSKKTIYNYDTALKRFLEFLDKRGIKDMNNVDSDEIVRFESWRLDSVKPITCRNDMRTVSNFIQFCETIQAVPVGLHELVVPTKVSEDEEICEDILTKQEANDILAHLGKYEYASNRHVITLILWKTGMRIGGLRALDLKDVDKSRPALEIRHRPETGTPLKRKQKGQRDVLLNWETSDVIEDYINDTRPNVKDDNGREPLLASRYGRLAETTIQKNIYTATRPCTYNGGKCPFGEDTDSCEALAFDQANKCPGSVSPHALRRGYVTAARNAGQPKDVTGERVNMGGKVLEKHYDHGSYDEKAERRSEYLREI
- a CDS encoding M48 family metallopeptidase, which gives rise to MDIRGVTVVIPESEAIQATKILKENAAWVVDKHKSYESHREKVPDRTFEAGEQFPFLGVDRELVIEPRQRNAMDEETIMLRQSAVEQSSVKRALENFYRREAREYLTGRADDYAEKMGVAYEKIELRNQRTRWGSCSTSGTISLNWRIIMAPSEIVDYLVVHELAHLTEQNHGEEFWQLVSEFVPEYQQRADWLEQNSAKLIFSEDDL
- a CDS encoding type I restriction endonuclease subunit R; translation: MVSIPSEGGVERSLLSWLDGVGWETHGLDGGRGAGVLDDAYERSPHEVIYWNLLAEQVVALNEDVTEDNVEKFISSLKRDLDAENLMDGNRGFHRLLTKGKTFSVQRDNGSTETVYVDLIDYENPENNRLHAVNQFSVSRETTIRPDVSLFVNGIPLVTMELKSLAQDNDWHDAVSDLKDYEEDLSRLFIPGLFNIAADTMELRYGAVGVPKEFYEPWNDAPPEYETDNGMKQAVKALCNPATILDLLKNFVFYERRAGGDAKIIPRYMQYYAVDAILHRVREGVHKRGLVWHTQGSGKSFTMLYAAENLLSRPDVARNPQVFIIVDTDKLNSQMRDQLANLNLEQWTEAESIDHLQELIEEGGSQLVLTTIHKFENVEPDSQGNDEVVVMSDEAHRFMEADLGSRLDAALPDCTHFGFTGTPVREGERHEDRNTFREFSPEGEDYLHRYSVKQGIDDGLILPVYFTLRHEMEWDIDEAGLDEEFEQEFRGMTTDEKREAIRENVTATTLAEIEPRVEKAVEEIDRHYDEQVSPNGWKGMVVTPSRRSAAMYGERLVDRRGEDEIEVLYTPTNDDPDLIEQFHTDSEERDQIIKEFKQDENPKLLVVHNMLLTGFDAPILKTMYLDRNLKNHNLMQAIARTNRPAEGKENGEIVDFQGVFENIDEALDYDAETKAYAARDKDELYDDLVDQLETVKNIFDGIPQNDTQEAAYEAVERVSTHPERRQFKQGFRRLQNLYEAVAPDGRLVSEGIQRDYKWLSRIHVAFKRTTAGDDSPEEDMREKTREIISKNVEITEIKDDFPTYKLGEEYLEDVEGLDNPGVKASQIAHATREHLHPRENQNPRYKRLSERVTDIVERWQGNEMSDPEAVEALKSVEEQVLAVEDEAEEQGMDDAEFAIYTYLTEETPEAIDSDDQAEAIAEEIVSEFRERVDRSYEGWETNQQTISTVLRILLDVVAKEHGLGHLITENDEFEDTIRTYLIQNHG